In Phragmitibacter flavus, one DNA window encodes the following:
- the lpxD gene encoding UDP-3-O-(3-hydroxymyristoyl)glucosamine N-acyltransferase: MKITLEELAVLVGGEIVRGDGALVVSGFSTIQEAEEGDITFLGNARYAPQLKKSRASVVLVDANFQDFPDSMAVVQVGNPTLQFGLIVKQFGPQPRPFVAGIHESASIHESVQIDGARSYVGPNAVVEEGVVVGNGSAIHAGAFVGFGSSLGEGCVIHANAVIKDRSLLGNRVIIHSGSVIGSDGFGYEHVAGKHVKIDQVGIVQIDDDVEIGSCTTIDRSRFGRTWIGEGTKIDNLVQIAHNCVIGRHCIIVSQVGISGSTRLGDYVTLAGQVGVAGHLNIGDKTTFLAKSGLTKDYPEPGAYTGYPAKPLLEGRRMLTYPMKVPELLQRVRDLEKKLKEMEARLEKITS; the protein is encoded by the coding sequence GTGAAGATTACGTTGGAAGAACTAGCTGTGCTTGTTGGCGGGGAAATTGTTCGAGGTGATGGTGCCCTAGTGGTGAGTGGATTCAGCACGATTCAGGAGGCGGAGGAGGGGGACATTACCTTTTTGGGCAATGCCCGGTATGCACCGCAACTGAAGAAATCGCGGGCCAGTGTGGTTTTGGTGGATGCGAATTTTCAGGATTTTCCCGACAGTATGGCGGTGGTTCAGGTGGGCAATCCGACGCTGCAGTTTGGATTGATTGTGAAGCAGTTTGGACCGCAACCGAGGCCTTTTGTTGCGGGAATTCACGAGAGCGCATCGATCCATGAAAGCGTGCAGATCGATGGGGCCAGGAGTTATGTGGGACCAAATGCGGTGGTTGAAGAAGGGGTGGTGGTGGGGAATGGCAGTGCGATTCACGCCGGGGCGTTTGTGGGTTTTGGCTCGAGTCTGGGAGAAGGGTGTGTGATTCATGCCAATGCAGTGATCAAGGACCGCAGCCTGCTCGGCAACCGGGTGATCATTCATAGTGGATCGGTGATTGGGAGCGATGGGTTTGGATATGAACATGTGGCGGGCAAACATGTGAAGATTGACCAGGTGGGGATTGTGCAGATTGATGACGATGTGGAGATTGGATCGTGCACGACGATCGACCGTTCGCGATTTGGTCGGACCTGGATAGGTGAGGGGACAAAGATCGACAATCTGGTGCAGATTGCGCACAACTGTGTCATTGGAAGGCACTGCATCATCGTTTCCCAAGTGGGGATTTCCGGTAGCACGAGGTTGGGAGATTATGTGACTTTGGCCGGCCAGGTGGGTGTGGCCGGGCATTTGAATATAGGTGACAAGACCACGTTTTTGGCGAAGTCAGGTTTGACCAAGGATTATCCTGAGCCGGGGGCTTACACGGGTTATCCGGCAAAACCGTTGCTCGAAGGGCGGCGCATGTTGACGTATCCGATGAAAGTGCCGGAGCTCCTGCAGCGCGTCAGGGACTTGGAGAAAAAATTGAAGGAAATGGAAGCGCGTTTGGAGAAAATCACGTCGTGA
- a CDS encoding OmpH family outer membrane protein → MKFIPALFLAATLCGASQAADLKIGVVDLNKAFAEFNKTKTAKEGLDANAAKAKEELTERFAALKKLNDEVEKKARASQDPVLGEQERAKSRAEAQTKAQEFKSLERDIAEFRQRREGQIQQQGMEQRRELYTEILKVVKEKSEAGKYDLVFDKSGLGALGLPFLIHSKEGVAEDFTSEVIVELNKAAPADATPADAAAPAAAAAPASN, encoded by the coding sequence ATGAAATTCATTCCCGCATTATTCCTCGCCGCCACGCTTTGTGGAGCTTCCCAAGCTGCTGACCTCAAAATTGGTGTGGTCGACCTCAACAAGGCATTTGCCGAGTTCAACAAAACCAAAACCGCCAAGGAAGGTCTGGACGCCAACGCCGCCAAAGCCAAGGAAGAGTTGACCGAGCGTTTTGCCGCCTTGAAGAAGCTGAACGACGAAGTGGAGAAAAAAGCACGTGCATCCCAGGACCCGGTGCTGGGTGAACAGGAGCGCGCCAAAAGCCGTGCCGAAGCCCAGACCAAAGCGCAGGAGTTCAAATCCCTTGAGCGTGACATCGCGGAATTCCGTCAGCGTCGTGAAGGCCAGATCCAGCAACAGGGGATGGAACAACGTCGTGAGCTTTACACCGAGATCCTGAAGGTCGTGAAGGAGAAATCCGAAGCGGGCAAGTATGATCTGGTGTTCGACAAAAGCGGTCTTGGCGCCCTTGGTCTTCCTTTCCTCATTCATTCGAAAGAAGGCGTTGCTGAAGATTTCACCTCCGAAGTGATCGTCGAGCTTAACAAGGCTGCTCCTGCAGACGCCACCCCTGCCGACGCAGCGGCTCCAGCGGCGGCGGCGGCCCCTGCCTCGAATTAA